In the genome of Mastomys coucha isolate ucsf_1 unplaced genomic scaffold, UCSF_Mcou_1 pScaffold21, whole genome shotgun sequence, the window attttaaattttaataaaatagataatttcaTTACATAGAGTGCCAAGTCCATCTACTCGTTGTTATGTTAAAGTTTTAGAAATATCTCTATAAAAGCTCAGTATTTGATTGGGTATTATTAATCAACTTTAACATCTCTACAGGTGCAGAGTGCCCACCATTACTTCcattcttattttgaaaaatacagaaaagtacaAAAAATAAGACATGATATCCATATAACACAACTGAAAATTAGCCAGTATCTTCATATATTTGCTTGCAGTCTTTAAGAGACTGAATACTTATATCAAAGCTGAAGCCCCCCTCCCGTCCTCACTCTCAGGAGTTGGTCTGCATCCTTCTGATGCATCTCGaacatttacatacatgtgtttTTTACCATAATGAGTTTCAAGAAGGAAATTTTAACTTGAAAGTCACTGTACTGTACACATCCTGTAAATTGAGTTCCCCCACATCACTTCCAGAGTCCTTCCAGttacacacacacctcatctGCTGCATCTGCCCGATGTCTGCATAATAATCCACTGAGAATTTTCTCACTCCATTCCCAACAAGCAGTTCAGTTCTACTATTTGGCTACTCTAAATTAAGTCATGGTAAATTTCCTGGTGCCTCACCTCCTGAGCATAAATACTCATTTCCAAATGTTACAAGGAATGTTTTTCCACACCCAAAGTCAACCCTGTCTAATGTATAGCATTTCTATATTTCTGCTTTCAATGtccatatattttacttttactatCGTTTATAGTCTATAGTATGCAGGTTTCCTCCTCAGAGGACAATTTACCTCCAATGTAGTCTAGGTGTTCAGTTGAAgcaattattttcatattctaaaTCCTGCTAAATGGACAGTTATCAGTCTATAACTTCTGTCCTCACTAACTAGACTAGTGAAGATCTGCAGATCTTCGCTGACGGCCGTCAGTAACAGGCTGTTTGCCATTCTCAAACGTGGACAACTGTGTTCACAGTTCAGCACTGCTTTTTCGTTGAGTGCAGCCTTTTAATCATCCACACTTCTTTCTCTCAGTATGAATTCTCTGGTGTTCAGGACATCTTATGTTAAATGTTTGGCTGATTTATGGTGCTTAGCCTCAGAATGACCAAATGATGCACTTTGAGGTATAAGTTCCTAATGAAGACTTCCCCATATTGAAGATATTCAGAGCATTTAATGAGTATGGATTTTCTGGTGTCTGATGTGATGGGACTTCTGGCTGAAAGCCTTCCCACACTCACTACACTGATAAGgctttttacctgtgtgtatTCTCAGATGCAGGGCAAGGGTTGAGAACTGAGAAAAGGCCTTCCCACATTCATTGCACCCATACGGTTTCTCACCCGTATGGCTCCTCACATGCACGGTTAGAGATGAACTCTGAGAGAAGGCTTTCCCACATACATTGCACTCATAAGGCTTATCGCCTGAATGAATTCTCACATGCACAATAAGTGATGTTCGCTGAgagaaggctttcccacattcattGCATTCATacggcttctctccagtatgaatgtTTTGATGTTTTATCAGGTACTTTTTCTGGCCAAAAGCTGTTCCACATTCGTTACACTTAAAGGGTTTCTCACCAATATGAATTTTCTCATGTTCAGTAAGATTTGATTTGCCGCTAAAGGTTTTCCCACACTCCTTACATATGAAGGGCTTTTCTCCTGTGTGAGTTCTCTGATGTCTGATGAGGTTTGACTTCTGAATGAAAGCTTTCCCACAATCTTTGCActcaaaaggtttctctccagtgtgaattttCTGATGGGTAAGCAAGTTTTCCTTCTGGCTAAAGGATTTTCCACAATCATTACACTCGAATAGCTTCTCTCCGGTGTGAGTGTTCTGATGCTTAATGACATACTGTTTCTGgctaaaggctttcccacactcattacattcaaaaggtttctctcTATTATGAAAATGCTCGTGCTCTGTAAGATTTGATTTGTGGCTGAAGAGTTTTCCACATACCTTACAGGCAAAGGGGC includes:
- the LOC116101957 gene encoding zinc finger protein OZF is translated as MSHLSQQKILSGGSPFACKVCGKLFSHKSNLTEHEHFHNREKPFECNECGKAFSQKQYVIKHQNTHTGEKLFECNDCGKSFSQKENLLTHQKIHTGEKPFECKDCGKAFIQKSNLIRHQRTHTGEKPFICKECGKTFSGKSNLTEHEKIHIGEKPFKCNECGTAFGQKKYLIKHQNIHTGEKPYECNECGKAFSQRTSLIVHVRIHSGDKPYECNVCGKAFSQSSSLTVHVRSHTGEKPYGCNECGKAFSQFSTLALHLRIHTGKKPYQCSECGKAFSQKSHHIRHQKIHTH